Proteins found in one Desulfuromonas thiophila genomic segment:
- a CDS encoding DUF3426 domain-containing protein gives MIITCDHCETQYAIDDALLANPALQLRCVRCNKTFSVSPAATGSAALAAGNPPAAVAAVSQPVTTAATLPPLEPVQPPPQPASATPAPEVQTAEPQQAQEDFWDQAEELDFSAPAAASQPATPPEPAAVRVAEPQEEAFSFSRLASPPADEDSTPPSITGARFEFEPLDSKLPPLFDLPDNRPAVQPFTTEPAPAPPQRPATMTPAAVTKPKKPSRSLLWLLLVVLLLAAGGAAGYLFVNQTRIDVPQLIEQVRQRLGLSQPAVPEAPSGSFQIRLSENYYLDHQQLGTLFVVQGTVTNAYNRPQGEIGVRGRLLGPRGEVLAQQQAYCGNPLDRAALQQASKEQIAEQMSNRVGAGLSNVTVEPGKSLPFTLVFSQLPAEFSEFSVETLPPTAP, from the coding sequence ATGATCATCACCTGTGACCACTGTGAAACTCAGTACGCCATTGACGACGCTCTGCTGGCGAACCCGGCACTACAACTGCGCTGTGTCCGCTGCAACAAAACCTTCAGCGTCAGTCCGGCGGCGACGGGCAGCGCGGCCCTGGCCGCTGGCAATCCTCCTGCCGCGGTTGCTGCGGTCAGCCAGCCGGTCACAACGGCTGCCACCCTGCCGCCGCTCGAGCCCGTCCAGCCGCCGCCACAACCGGCCAGTGCAACACCGGCCCCAGAGGTCCAGACCGCAGAACCACAGCAGGCACAGGAGGATTTCTGGGATCAGGCCGAAGAACTTGATTTCAGCGCGCCGGCCGCCGCCAGTCAGCCGGCCACCCCGCCTGAACCCGCCGCCGTTCGGGTAGCGGAGCCACAGGAAGAGGCCTTCAGTTTCAGCCGGCTGGCCAGCCCGCCGGCCGACGAGGACAGTACGCCGCCCAGCATCACAGGTGCTCGCTTCGAGTTCGAGCCCCTCGACAGCAAACTGCCGCCGCTGTTTGATCTGCCCGACAACCGGCCAGCAGTACAACCGTTTACGACCGAGCCGGCCCCAGCGCCGCCCCAGCGACCGGCTACCATGACACCAGCAGCTGTCACCAAGCCCAAAAAACCCTCGCGCTCCCTGCTGTGGCTGCTGTTGGTAGTGCTTCTGCTGGCAGCCGGTGGCGCGGCCGGTTATCTGTTCGTCAACCAGACCCGCATCGACGTGCCACAACTCATTGAACAGGTCCGCCAGCGGCTGGGGCTGAGCCAACCGGCGGTGCCAGAAGCGCCCAGTGGTTCTTTCCAGATTCGCCTGAGCGAAAACTACTATCTTGACCACCAGCAACTCGGCACCCTGTTCGTCGTACAGGGCACGGTGACCAACGCCTACAACCGGCCACAGGGAGAAATCGGCGTCCGTGGCCGGCTTCTTGGCCCCCGGGGAGAAGTGCTGGCCCAGCAGCAGGCCTATTGCGGTAATCCCCTGGACCGTGCTGCTCTGCAGCAGGCCAGCAAGGAGCAGATTGCCGAACAGATGAGTAACCGGGTCGGCGCCGGCCTGTCGAACGTGACGGTCGAACCGGGCAAGTCGCTGCCCTTCACCCTGGTGTTCAGCCAGCTGCCGGCCGAGTTCAGCGAATTCTCTGTTGAAACGCTGCCGCCCACGGCCCCCTGA
- the hpt gene encoding hypoxanthine phosphoribosyltransferase: MKLLFSKEVIARRIGQLAARINRDYGERPVVLVVLLKGAQLFAADLCRHLTCPVRLEFMRVCSYGAETASSGCPRILLDLDEQLRDCHILLVDDILDTGLTLHHLSRHLRQHQPASIRTCVLIDKYERRQVAIAADYAAIELQQGFVVGFGMDYNEQYRNLDAIYCLEAEDLAKESHP, from the coding sequence ATGAAGCTGCTGTTCTCCAAAGAGGTTATCGCCCGGCGGATCGGGCAGCTGGCTGCGCGCATCAACCGCGATTACGGTGAGCGTCCCGTCGTCCTGGTGGTGCTGCTCAAAGGCGCCCAGTTGTTCGCCGCCGACCTGTGCCGCCACCTGACCTGTCCGGTACGGCTCGAATTCATGCGGGTCTGCAGCTATGGCGCCGAAACGGCCTCCAGCGGCTGCCCCCGCATCCTGCTGGATCTCGACGAACAGTTGCGTGACTGCCATATACTGCTGGTCGACGACATCCTTGACACCGGCCTGACCCTGCACCACCTTTCCAGACATCTACGCCAGCACCAGCCGGCCTCCATCCGTACCTGTGTCCTCATCGACAAGTACGAGCGACGCCAGGTTGCCATAGCCGCCGACTATGCCGCCATCGAATTGCAGCAGGGCTTCGTCGTCGGCTTCGGCATGGATTACAACGAACAATACCGCAACCTCGACGCGATCTACTGTCTGGAAGCGGAGGATCTTGCCAAGGAGTCCCACCCATGA
- a CDS encoding DUF1573 domain-containing protein yields the protein MKPRMMAALFGLLLASPLWAAPVARFDSNRIDWGTVYEGQVVEQRFVLHNDGDDPLQIGRIRSG from the coding sequence ATGAAACCACGCATGATGGCGGCTCTGTTCGGCCTGCTGCTGGCGAGCCCCCTGTGGGCGGCGCCGGTGGCCCGGTTCGACAGCAATCGCATCGATTGGGGCACGGTGTACGAGGGACAGGTGGTGGAGCAGCGCTTTGTGCTGCACAACGACGGTGATGACCCCCTGCAGATCGGCCGTATCCGCAGTGGCTGA
- a CDS encoding MFS transporter: MTPATSPSPHIHRSSPDYWRANLALFFAGFVTFSSLYCLQPLLPNLVAEFAISPARASLSLSLTTLALAAALPVAGSLSDALGRRRLIGTAMLLASLMALACLWLPSLAGLLTLRLLQGLVLAGIPAIAMAYLSEEMAPAVVGGAMGLYIAGNAIGGMTGRILTAWLADWLPWREAVAVIGLIGLLLTLAFWWLLPPSRRFCRRALAIGPLSRSLLSHLRQLPLLCLFVLAFCCMGAFICLYNYISFRLLAPPFNLSQSQVALIFVSYAFGAFGSRQIGRLGDRWGRAALLYAALLLMALGALATLARPLPLVAAGIIVLTIGFFGAHTTASTWVGQLAGNARAQASALYLLFYYLGSSIAGTLGGMFFARWHWPGVIGLILLQLMLATGSCLLLGRLLRRCD; the protein is encoded by the coding sequence ATGACACCGGCTACCAGCCCGTCACCCCACATCCACCGTTCCAGCCCGGACTACTGGCGCGCCAATCTGGCCTTGTTTTTTGCCGGCTTCGTCACCTTTTCCAGCCTCTACTGCCTGCAGCCGCTGCTGCCCAACCTGGTAGCAGAATTTGCCATTTCCCCCGCGCGTGCCAGTCTGAGTCTGTCGCTCACCACCCTGGCCCTGGCAGCAGCATTGCCCGTCGCCGGCAGCCTGTCGGACGCCCTCGGCCGGCGCCGCCTGATCGGTACAGCCATGCTGCTGGCATCGCTGATGGCGCTGGCCTGCCTGTGGCTGCCGTCTCTGGCCGGATTGTTGACCCTGCGGCTGCTGCAAGGGCTGGTGCTGGCCGGCATTCCGGCCATCGCCATGGCCTACCTGAGCGAGGAAATGGCCCCTGCCGTAGTGGGCGGCGCCATGGGCCTCTACATTGCCGGCAACGCCATCGGCGGCATGACCGGTCGCATTCTCACCGCTTGGTTGGCTGACTGGCTGCCCTGGCGCGAAGCGGTAGCCGTCATCGGCCTGATTGGCCTGTTGCTGACCCTGGCATTCTGGTGGCTGCTGCCGCCATCGCGACGTTTTTGCCGCCGGGCGCTGGCCATCGGCCCCTTAAGTCGCTCACTGCTGAGCCATCTGCGTCAACTGCCACTGCTGTGCCTGTTCGTACTGGCTTTCTGCTGCATGGGAGCCTTTATCTGCCTGTACAACTACATCAGCTTCCGACTGCTGGCACCCCCCTTCAACCTGAGTCAGTCGCAGGTGGCCCTGATCTTTGTGTCTTACGCCTTCGGCGCCTTTGGTTCACGCCAGATCGGCCGTCTCGGTGACCGTTGGGGCCGCGCTGCCCTGCTGTACGCTGCCCTGCTGCTGATGGCCCTTGGTGCCCTGGCGACCCTGGCCCGGCCTCTCCCCCTGGTGGCGGCCGGCATCATCGTTCTGACCATCGGGTTCTTTGGCGCCCACACCACCGCCTCCACCTGGGTCGGTCAACTGGCCGGCAATGCCCGCGCTCAGGCATCGGCCCTCTATCTGCTGTTCTACTATCTGGGATCAAGCATCGCCGGCACCCTTGGCGGGATGTTTTTCGCGCGCTGGCATTGGCCGGGTGTCATTGGACTGATTCTGCTGCAACTGATGTTGGCCACGGGCAGCTGCCTGCTGTTGGGCCGGTTGCTACGCCGCTGCGATTAA
- a CDS encoding flagellar assembly protein FliW: MKTIDSRFGEIAYDPQQVLTFPQGLIGFEELREFVVMPNSKEGPLFWIQSVEDAQVALVLTDPTNFFLDYKVVPEAHERAILGIEADEPCFNLVVVTVHPDRRITLNLAAPILFAARTNRALQVILENSGYSIQTPLPVVQPATPPQQAASASA, translated from the coding sequence ATGAAAACCATCGACAGCCGCTTTGGTGAAATCGCGTACGACCCGCAACAGGTGCTGACCTTTCCGCAGGGACTGATCGGCTTTGAGGAACTGCGCGAATTCGTCGTCATGCCCAACAGCAAGGAAGGTCCTCTGTTCTGGATTCAAAGCGTCGAGGATGCCCAGGTGGCCCTAGTCCTGACCGATCCGACCAACTTTTTTCTGGACTACAAGGTGGTGCCCGAGGCTCATGAACGGGCCATTCTCGGGATTGAAGCCGACGAACCCTGCTTCAACCTGGTGGTGGTGACCGTACATCCCGACCGCCGCATCACCCTGAACCTGGCGGCACCGATTCTGTTCGCGGCGCGCACCAACCGCGCCCTGCAGGTGATTCTGGAAAACAGTGGTTACAGCATCCAGACGCCGCTGCCGGTGGTGCAGCCCGCCACGCCACCACAGCAGGCAGCCAGCGCCAGCGCCTGA
- the csrA gene encoding carbon storage regulator CsrA has translation MLVLTRKLGEGILIGEDIRLQIVEIKGNTVRLGIDAPRHKKIYRQELYDHIQQENRAATSWALADLDLLGTPVSPPEPEEK, from the coding sequence ATGCTGGTACTGACACGCAAGCTCGGCGAAGGCATTCTGATCGGCGAGGATATCCGCCTGCAGATCGTCGAGATCAAGGGCAATACCGTGCGTCTGGGCATTGACGCCCCGCGCCACAAAAAAATTTACCGTCAGGAACTCTACGACCACATCCAGCAGGAGAACCGCGCCGCCACCAGCTGGGCCCTCGCCGATCTCGATCTGCTGGGCACGCCTGTATCGCCACCTGAACCGGAGGAGAAATGA
- the flgL gene encoding flagellar hook-associated protein FlgL: MKSTLSTTYRSLNAELGRLTSSLEDLRNQAATGKKLLRPSDDPAAIRPVLSARSQIRANDRFISSLSTAVDRLDNQDSYLDQVENLLVSAKEVAINGINGSLSDQDKQTLADQISYIKTEMFSVANAQVGGQYIFAGFEEDTAPFVADGDLVNYAGDNHIKRLEASPGEYIQTNLAGSEVFQGLRDTNNDGVMEQTGQDLFALLTDLERALRGEAGQVYSGSTALPNGNLGSADGTTHLDALGNPLPAKTPIALDALGDPIIDQTTGATVTLTTSAGQPINLQPVLGLDGQPLSIAAYNAKFPPGTTSDFNGDPLDAAALDQPMYLHGDGSIPAFDNAGKPVIPYDDDGDPLTSPATVSLLDADDNPLQLRLVPALADLLPELEAAADQSRSARGRMGNNAARLETAKSHLEGVQIDLEQILSRYEDVDMIDVLTEILQTETAFEGALKVTGQVSKLSIMDYL; the protein is encoded by the coding sequence ATGAAATCGACCCTCTCCACCACCTACCGCAGTCTGAATGCCGAGCTTGGCCGGCTCACCAGCAGCCTGGAAGATCTGCGCAACCAGGCCGCCACCGGCAAAAAGCTGCTGCGGCCGTCGGACGATCCCGCCGCCATCCGGCCGGTGCTGTCGGCCCGCAGCCAGATTCGCGCCAATGATCGCTTCATCAGCTCCCTGTCCACCGCCGTCGACCGCCTCGACAATCAGGACAGCTACCTTGATCAGGTGGAAAACCTGCTGGTCAGCGCCAAGGAAGTGGCCATCAACGGCATCAACGGTTCTCTCAGCGACCAGGACAAGCAGACCCTGGCCGACCAGATCAGCTATATCAAAACCGAGATGTTCAGCGTCGCCAACGCCCAGGTCGGCGGTCAGTACATCTTCGCCGGCTTTGAAGAAGACACCGCTCCTTTTGTCGCGGACGGTGACCTGGTGAATTACGCCGGTGACAACCATATCAAGCGGCTGGAAGCCTCGCCAGGCGAATACATCCAGACCAACCTGGCAGGCAGCGAGGTGTTCCAGGGTCTGCGCGACACCAACAACGACGGCGTAATGGAACAGACCGGCCAGGATCTGTTCGCCCTGCTGACCGATCTGGAACGCGCCCTGCGCGGCGAGGCGGGCCAGGTCTACAGTGGCAGCACAGCGCTGCCGAACGGGAATCTTGGCAGCGCTGACGGGACAACCCACCTCGATGCCCTGGGAAACCCTCTCCCGGCCAAAACCCCCATCGCGCTGGACGCCCTTGGTGATCCGATCATTGACCAGACAACAGGCGCCACCGTCACGCTCACGACCTCCGCCGGCCAGCCCATCAACCTGCAGCCAGTATTGGGGCTGGACGGGCAACCGCTGAGCATTGCGGCGTACAACGCCAAGTTTCCTCCCGGCACAACCAGCGATTTCAATGGCGACCCCCTTGACGCTGCCGCTCTTGACCAGCCCATGTATTTGCATGGCGACGGCAGCATTCCGGCATTTGACAACGCCGGAAAGCCGGTTATTCCTTACGATGACGATGGCGATCCCCTGACCAGCCCGGCCACGGTTTCCCTGCTTGATGCCGACGACAATCCGCTGCAACTGCGACTGGTTCCTGCGCTGGCCGACCTGCTGCCCGAACTCGAAGCGGCCGCCGATCAAAGCCGTAGCGCCCGCGGCCGCATGGGCAACAACGCCGCCCGGCTGGAAACCGCCAAAAGTCATCTCGAAGGCGTGCAGATCGATCTGGAACAGATTCTGTCCCGCTATGAGGACGTTGACATGATCGATGTGCTGACCGAAATCCTCCAGACCGAAACCGCTTTCGAAGGCGCTTTAAAGGTGACCGGCCAGGTATCCAAACTCTCCATCATGGACTATCTCTAG
- the flgK gene encoding flagellar hook-associated protein FlgK has translation MGLAAALNAGKTSLFTNQKSIEITGNNISNVNTEGYSRQKPVFSDFPSLNFGDFFIGQGVKVSGVVRDYDVFVSEQLLDKNQQLGSEDAKSTPLAELERIFSVGDENLATEIDRFFDAWQELSTNPSGQVERDIVIQRGELLAAEFNTIARDLENVQNNINDTVRSELDAVNLKLTQIADLNQRIQNLESTGQTANSFRDQRDLLLQELTYSLGVQSFPDAAGAINVQLPGGLPLVQSGTALQLEAVVQGDDLKLELAIGNSRFDVSGRNLGGKFAGLLEIRDQFVPELQQDLNKTAYQLVQQVNSRHEQGTGLDGSTGIPFFQNPGNHTSQGYASATSDYFTGGTIALQVGGEDHSFTLDPASGPYSLDELASAINSATGADLTATTSQQGDGGYALVLTPAYDLANNSPLSVQVDLSALGTTGGASVPEFSMPSMANLMAMALQNPSQVAAGSSSAPGDNTNALAIAALKDEKAVNGEDTFVSFYGKMAARVGVEASQNRLAQTGSQDALTQLQNLRDAKVGVSLEEEMIALIKYQRGFEASAKLLSTVDEMMATVLTIKQ, from the coding sequence ATGGGACTCGCCGCTGCCCTTAATGCCGGTAAGACCAGTCTGTTTACCAACCAGAAATCCATTGAGATTACCGGCAATAACATCTCCAACGTCAACACCGAAGGCTACTCGCGCCAGAAGCCGGTATTCAGTGATTTTCCATCGCTGAATTTCGGAGACTTCTTTATCGGTCAGGGCGTCAAGGTCAGTGGCGTGGTGCGCGATTACGATGTCTTCGTCAGCGAGCAACTGCTTGACAAGAACCAGCAACTCGGCAGCGAAGACGCCAAATCGACCCCTCTGGCCGAGCTGGAACGCATCTTCAGCGTTGGCGATGAGAACCTGGCAACGGAAATCGACCGTTTCTTCGACGCCTGGCAGGAGCTTTCGACCAATCCCAGCGGCCAGGTCGAACGCGATATCGTGATTCAGCGCGGCGAGCTGCTCGCTGCCGAATTCAACACCATCGCCCGCGATCTGGAGAACGTCCAGAACAACATCAACGACACGGTGCGTTCAGAACTGGACGCGGTGAACCTGAAGCTGACCCAGATCGCCGACCTCAACCAGCGCATTCAGAATCTGGAAAGCACCGGCCAGACCGCCAACAGCTTCCGTGACCAGCGCGATCTGCTGCTGCAGGAGTTGACCTACAGTCTGGGAGTGCAGTCGTTCCCCGACGCTGCCGGTGCCATCAACGTCCAGCTGCCCGGGGGCTTGCCCCTGGTACAAAGCGGCACCGCCCTGCAACTCGAAGCGGTGGTGCAGGGTGATGATCTTAAGCTGGAACTGGCTATCGGCAATTCCCGTTTTGATGTCAGCGGCCGCAACCTTGGCGGCAAATTCGCCGGCCTGCTGGAAATCCGCGACCAATTCGTGCCGGAGCTGCAGCAAGACCTCAACAAGACGGCCTACCAGCTGGTGCAGCAGGTCAACAGCCGGCACGAACAGGGTACGGGACTCGACGGCTCGACGGGTATCCCCTTTTTCCAGAACCCCGGCAACCACACCAGCCAGGGTTACGCCTCAGCCACCAGCGATTATTTTACTGGCGGCACCATCGCACTGCAGGTCGGGGGGGAAGACCACAGCTTCACGCTTGATCCCGCCAGCGGCCCCTACAGCCTGGACGAGCTGGCAAGTGCGATCAATTCAGCAACTGGCGCAGACCTGACGGCGACCACCAGCCAGCAGGGTGATGGCGGCTATGCCCTGGTGCTGACGCCAGCATACGATCTGGCCAACAACAGCCCCTTGAGCGTGCAGGTTGATCTGTCCGCCCTGGGAACGACCGGCGGCGCGTCCGTGCCCGAATTCTCCATGCCCAGCATGGCCAACCTGATGGCCATGGCACTGCAGAACCCCAGTCAGGTGGCGGCCGGCAGCAGCAGCGCCCCCGGCGACAATACCAATGCTCTGGCCATCGCCGCACTGAAGGATGAAAAAGCCGTCAACGGCGAGGACACCTTCGTCAGCTTCTACGGCAAAATGGCCGCCCGCGTCGGTGTTGAAGCCAGTCAGAACCGCCTGGCCCAGACCGGTTCGCAGGACGCCCTGACCCAGTTGCAGAACCTGCGCGACGCCAAGGTGGGGGTTTCGCTGGAAGAGGAGATGATTGCCCTGATCAAGTACCAGCGCGGCTTCGAAGCCTCGGCCAAGCTCCTTTCCACCGTCGATGAGATGATGGCAACGGTGCTGACCATCAAACAATAA
- a CDS encoding flagellar biosynthesis anti-sigma factor FlgM has translation MKIHGDKNLLPTSQVKPSTKTAEQAGEGRTSAGDKVSFSSVLQQQAPTAGSSLAPPTSYSFEGLHAPRFEELTATEATSSATDLQRAARLEELKQQVAEGSYQPDLKQVAGSLLKFLGQGTLS, from the coding sequence ATGAAAATTCACGGCGACAAAAACCTCCTGCCCACAAGTCAAGTGAAACCCTCGACCAAAACGGCTGAACAGGCCGGCGAGGGTCGCACCAGCGCGGGTGACAAGGTGAGTTTCTCCAGTGTACTGCAGCAGCAGGCCCCGACGGCCGGCAGCAGCCTGGCGCCTCCCACCAGCTACAGTTTCGAGGGCCTGCACGCACCCCGGTTCGAAGAACTTACGGCAACCGAGGCCACCTCGTCTGCAACCGATCTGCAACGGGCGGCCCGCCTGGAAGAACTCAAACAGCAGGTAGCTGAAGGCTCCTATCAACCCGACCTTAAACAGGTAGCCGGCAGCCTGCTCAAGTTTCTCGGCCAGGGAACCCTGTCATGA
- a CDS encoding rod-binding protein, which translates to MNLAIDPRLALPPGGKSLQAAATAAQTKDHTTAGLQHSCAEFEAVLVQQLFKTMRGANAIEGLIDTGTAGEIYQELLDGEVASQLAHHQSLGIGTNLYRQLAQGG; encoded by the coding sequence ATGAACCTCGCCATCGACCCCCGTCTGGCGCTGCCCCCCGGTGGCAAGTCCCTGCAGGCGGCAGCAACCGCGGCACAGACCAAAGATCACACCACCGCGGGACTGCAACACAGTTGTGCCGAGTTCGAGGCCGTGCTGGTGCAGCAACTGTTCAAAACCATGCGTGGGGCCAACGCCATTGAAGGACTGATCGATACCGGCACCGCTGGCGAAATCTACCAGGAACTGCTGGACGGTGAGGTCGCCAGTCAGCTGGCTCACCACCAGAGCCTGGGAATCGGCACCAATCTCTACCGCCAGCTGGCCCAGGGCGGTTAA
- a CDS encoding flagellar basal body P-ring protein FlgI, giving the protein MARARVFTELLVCLKLGLLGLLLWPVCAGATSRIKDLADIEGVRSNQLVGYGLVVGLNGTGDSDKTEFTVQSLVNMMERLGMQINRNDVKVDNVAAVMVTAELPPFAKAGSVIDVLVSSLGDADSLVGGTLLMTPLKGPDGQVYAVAQGALAVGALSFGGKAAKVQKNHPTVGRIPGGGLVEREVPFQLPVDRMLTYRLREADFTTVTRLSEAINDYFGAPLATPLDSGSLRVQAPPEQQQPLIEFIARIEHLEVQPDSKARIVVSERSGTVVMGENVRLATVAVSHGNLNLIISESAQVSQPNLLAEGETVTVPQTQVQVSEESGNLVVLPMGVSIGDVARALNAIGATPRDLIAIFQAIKAAGALHAELVIL; this is encoded by the coding sequence ATGGCCCGCGCCCGCGTTTTCACTGAACTGCTGGTCTGCCTGAAACTCGGCCTGCTGGGGCTGCTGCTGTGGCCGGTCTGCGCCGGCGCGACCAGCCGCATCAAGGATCTGGCCGACATCGAAGGCGTGCGCAGCAACCAACTGGTGGGTTACGGTCTGGTGGTGGGTCTCAATGGCACCGGCGACAGCGACAAGACCGAATTCACGGTCCAGTCGCTGGTCAACATGATGGAGCGCCTCGGCATGCAGATCAACCGCAACGATGTCAAGGTCGACAACGTTGCCGCGGTCATGGTCACCGCCGAACTGCCGCCCTTCGCCAAGGCCGGCAGCGTCATCGACGTGCTGGTTTCCTCCCTGGGTGACGCTGACAGCCTGGTGGGCGGCACCCTGCTGATGACCCCCCTCAAGGGACCTGACGGCCAGGTCTACGCCGTGGCCCAGGGAGCCCTGGCCGTCGGTGCCCTGTCCTTCGGCGGCAAGGCTGCCAAGGTGCAGAAAAATCATCCCACGGTCGGTCGCATTCCCGGCGGCGGCCTGGTCGAGCGCGAGGTGCCCTTCCAGCTGCCCGTTGACCGCATGCTGACCTATCGCCTGCGCGAAGCCGATTTCACCACCGTCACCCGCCTGAGCGAGGCCATCAACGATTATTTCGGCGCGCCCCTGGCGACCCCTCTCGACAGTGGCAGCTTGCGGGTGCAGGCCCCGCCGGAGCAGCAACAGCCTCTGATTGAATTCATCGCCCGCATTGAGCATCTGGAGGTCCAGCCCGACAGCAAGGCCCGCATTGTGGTCAGCGAGCGCAGCGGCACCGTGGTGATGGGCGAAAACGTTCGCCTGGCCACCGTGGCGGTCTCGCACGGCAACCTCAATCTGATCATCAGTGAATCGGCCCAGGTGTCGCAGCCCAATCTCCTGGCGGAAGGCGAAACCGTTACCGTGCCGCAGACCCAGGTTCAGGTCAGTGAAGAAAGCGGCAATCTGGTGGTTTTACCGATGGGGGTCAGCATCGGTGACGTCGCCCGTGCCCTCAACGCCATCGGCGCCACACCGCGCGACCTGATCGCCATCTTCCAGGCCATCAAGGCCGCCGGTGCCCTGCACGCCGAACTGGTCATCCTGTGA
- a CDS encoding flagellar basal body L-ring protein FlgH, whose translation MRFLLPTLHFSRPACCLWSGLPFLALAALAGGCAPATRSVPETKAAISEPPPVIVAPAPQTPGSLWTTGQGSLFVDNRACRIGDILTVTIREQAQASKEATTSTGRSSNASADITSLFGLETNIAKLGGGIDPASLVSAGYSNDFKGSGTTTRKEDLVATITTQVVEVLPNGNMRIAGSKTVTVNHEQQLIHLTGIVRQQDISPANEIDSQYILDANIVYAGNGVIDEKQKPGWLVRLLDRVAPF comes from the coding sequence ATGCGCTTTTTGCTTCCGACCCTGCATTTTTCCCGGCCTGCGTGTTGTCTCTGGAGCGGCCTGCCATTTCTGGCCCTGGCCGCCCTGGCCGGCGGCTGTGCTCCCGCTACCCGCTCGGTACCGGAAACCAAGGCGGCCATCAGCGAGCCCCCGCCCGTCATCGTCGCACCGGCGCCGCAGACACCGGGTTCTCTCTGGACCACCGGTCAAGGCAGCCTGTTTGTCGACAACCGCGCCTGCCGTATTGGCGACATCCTGACGGTCACCATCCGCGAACAGGCTCAGGCCAGCAAGGAGGCCACCACCTCGACCGGCCGCAGCAGTAACGCCAGCGCCGACATCACCAGCCTGTTCGGACTGGAAACCAACATCGCCAAACTCGGTGGCGGCATCGACCCGGCCAGCTTGGTCAGCGCCGGCTACAGCAACGACTTCAAAGGCAGCGGCACCACCACCCGCAAGGAGGATCTGGTTGCCACCATCACCACCCAGGTGGTCGAGGTGTTGCCCAACGGCAACATGCGCATCGCCGGCAGCAAAACCGTTACGGTCAATCACGAACAGCAGCTGATCCACCTGACCGGTATCGTGCGCCAGCAGGATATCAGTCCGGCCAATGAGATTGATTCGCAGTACATTCTCGACGCCAACATCGTCTACGCCGGCAATGGTGTCATCGATGAGAAGCAGAAACCCGGCTGGCTGGTGCGCCTGCTCGACCGGGTCGCACCATTTTAA
- the flgA gene encoding flagellar basal body P-ring formation chaperone FlgA, whose protein sequence is MKPVVYTRAALGGLLRCLLLVIGLVPAAVGAAPLQLELRPQAQVDSDDIRLADVARMQPPQPELEELRLGRAPNAGDSRSLDRAFIGRALLRAGLRDDQVLFSGAEQVVVQRRGNRLDPQQLGGYIDAFLQTYRERLPQASIRFVPLQEPETQILPSGRLEVEVQPSADNLLKSRSLTLVFRVDGRTVRTLALRGKVEVQAPVVVASRRLARGSLLSQDSLTLENQTLASFDDVFFDPRALIGMKLTRNLNAGQPVIERVIERPAIVTKGGFVRILARRGAMQLTATGIASEDGHLGETIRVRNSASEKEILARVIGPDWVEVEF, encoded by the coding sequence GTGAAACCCGTCGTTTATACCCGCGCAGCGCTTGGCGGCCTGCTGCGCTGCCTGTTGCTGGTTATAGGGCTGGTGCCAGCCGCCGTTGGCGCCGCGCCGCTGCAGCTGGAGTTGCGCCCCCAGGCCCAGGTTGACAGCGATGATATCCGCCTGGCCGATGTCGCCCGCATGCAGCCACCCCAACCCGAGCTGGAGGAGTTGCGTCTGGGACGTGCGCCCAATGCCGGCGACAGCCGCAGCCTCGACCGCGCCTTTATCGGCCGGGCCTTGCTACGCGCCGGTCTGCGCGACGATCAGGTGCTGTTCAGCGGCGCCGAGCAGGTGGTGGTGCAACGGCGCGGCAACCGTCTCGACCCGCAACAGCTCGGCGGTTACATCGATGCCTTCCTGCAGACCTACCGCGAACGCCTGCCGCAAGCCAGCATCCGCTTCGTCCCGCTGCAGGAACCGGAAACACAGATACTGCCCAGTGGCCGGCTGGAGGTAGAGGTGCAGCCTTCGGCCGACAACCTGCTGAAAAGCCGCAGTCTCACGCTGGTGTTCCGGGTCGATGGCCGCACCGTCCGCACCCTGGCGCTGCGTGGCAAGGTGGAGGTCCAGGCCCCCGTGGTGGTGGCCAGCCGTCGGCTGGCCCGCGGCAGTCTGCTGTCACAAGACAGTCTGACGCTGGAAAACCAGACCCTGGCCAGCTTTGACGACGTGTTCTTCGATCCGCGCGCCCTGATCGGCATGAAACTGACCCGCAACCTCAATGCCGGTCAGCCGGTTATCGAGCGGGTCATTGAGCGGCCGGCCATCGTCACCAAAGGCGGCTTCGTCCGCATCCTCGCCCGCCGCGGTGCCATGCAGTTGACCGCCACCGGCATCGCCAGCGAGGATGGCCATCTGGGCGAAACCATCCGGGTGCGCAACAGCGCCTCGGAAAAAGAGATTCTGGCCCGCGTGATCGGCCCGGACTGGGTCGAGGTGGAGTTCTGA